A genome region from Gigantopelta aegis isolate Gae_Host chromosome 3, Gae_host_genome, whole genome shotgun sequence includes the following:
- the LOC121369032 gene encoding NADH dehydrogenase [ubiquinone] 1 alpha subcomplex assembly factor 3-like isoform X2 — translation MTIHMLSKEDDANIYIEAYSPEGFKLSSGFRILGPCAVFPRSILHWNVKSSKDIHENSLSLFCMLEPKIDILILGIGDHGSKYNFDIIRYLRSKKINVEILPTDQACSTFNFLNSERRYVAAALIPPQDVSFDIDEDLFVEDLQVEYTKELDTPGEFEEEYKYIKENFYSKLPGLKSQQTKPDDTKGKRETDDLVEPEKDKEKK, via the exons ATGACCATTCATATGCTGAGCAAGGAAGATGATGCAAACATCTACATCGAGGCGTACAGTCCTGAGGGCTTCAAGCTGAGCAGTGGCTTCCGGATACTCGGCCCGTGTGCGGTCTTCCCAAGATCCATTCTACACTGGAAC GTCAAGAGCTCAAAAGACATTCATGAAAATtctctttctttgttttgtatGCTGGAGCCAAAGATTG ATATCCTAATTCTTGGAATTGGCGACCATGGTTCCAAGTACAACTTTGACATTATCCGCTACTTGAGGAGCAAAAAGATTAATGTTGAAATCTTGCCAACT GATCAGGCCTGTTCTACATTCAACTTCCTGAACTCAGAGAGGCGTTACGTAGCAGCTGCCTTGATCCCGCCACAGGACGTTTCCTTCGACATTGACGAGGACCTGTTTGTGGAAGACCTGCAAGTGGAGTACACCAAAGAACTCGACACGCCCGGCGAGTTCGAAGAGGAATACAAATACATCAAAGAAAACTTTTATAGCAAACTGCCTGGATTGAAGTCACAGCAGACCAAACCTGATGATACGAAGGGTAAAAGGGAAACAGACGATTTAGTTGAACCAGAGAAAGataaagagaaaaaataa
- the LOC121369031 gene encoding protein rolling stone-like — MGWSCKSRLKSEFNSRNLFMDHNNPATFVQFQFGGKTFYTLWRLLGILVSAGLVATSLQLTVTSDDVVQRWPIYLTNWSLLLLVFNALLDFSASLYTQIKRKDLLIGRPRVLPWYLKVVWVIHNVSQSSTYSVTLLYWTLVYNGGATVEGSKVVLYLGHGLNCIYVTSVILVSGIPTRLLHFYQTFVYSVAYIVFSITNRGAEKHETHAYYFLDWSVPSRAWPYAMLLVLVNVVCHCAVFFVVCLREFVTSKVVHARGENSCYVDNEVEYLEFSSDRRIITKGDENQQKTRLLVPMNLLDTIT, encoded by the exons ATGGGATGGAGCTGCAAGAGTCGTCTGAAGTCGGAATTTAACTCGAGAAACCTTTTCATGGACCACAACAATCCAGCAACGTTTGTCCAGTTTCAG TTTGGCggtaaaacattttacacttTGTGGAGACTGCTGGGTATTTTGGTGTCGGCTGGGCTGGTTGCCACCAGCCTCCAATTAACCGTTACCAGTGATGACGTAGTTCAGAGGTGGCCCATCTATCTGACCAACTGGAGTCTCCTACTGCTCGTCTTCAACGCGCTGCTGGATTTCTCTGCCTCACTGTATACACAAATCAAGCGCAAAGACTTGCTAATAG GAAGACCCCGTGTTTTGCCGTGGTATCTAAAAGTTGTCTGGGTCATACACAACGTCTCGCAGTCATCTACCTACTCTGTTACCCTGCTATACTGGACTTTAGTTTATAACG GTGGGGCAACAGTTGAAGGAAGCAAGGTAGTACTTTACTTGGGACACGGACTGAACTGTATCTACGTCACTTCCGTTATCTTGGTTTCTGGTATCCCTACTCGACTGTTGCACTTCTATCAGACATTTGTATACAGCGTCGCCTACATAGTGTTTAGTATCACGAACCGAGGTGCGGAGAAGCACGAAACACATGCCTATTACTTTCTCGACTGGTCGGTGCCATCTAGGGCGTGGCCTTACGCAATGTTGTTGGTGCTCGTAAACGTTGTGTGTCACTGCGCGGTGTTCTTTGTCGTCTGTCTCCGAGAATTTGTTACGTCAAAAGTTGTTCACGCCAGAGGAGAAAATAGTTGCTACGTGGATAACGAAGTTGAATATTTAGAATTCAGTAGTGATCGCAGGATAATCACGAAGGGGGATGAGAATCAGCAAAAGACGAGGCTGTTAGTGCCAATGAACCTATTAGATACGATTACGTAG
- the LOC121369032 gene encoding NADH dehydrogenase [ubiquinone] 1 alpha subcomplex assembly factor 3-like isoform X1, producing the protein MFLHKITSHILKSVRPQWKRLIRLHNTEGDNAYRPMTIHMLSKEDDANIYIEAYSPEGFKLSSGFRILGPCAVFPRSILHWNVKSSKDIHENSLSLFCMLEPKIDILILGIGDHGSKYNFDIIRYLRSKKINVEILPTDQACSTFNFLNSERRYVAAALIPPQDVSFDIDEDLFVEDLQVEYTKELDTPGEFEEEYKYIKENFYSKLPGLKSQQTKPDDTKGKRETDDLVEPEKDKEKK; encoded by the exons atgtttttacataaaattacaaGTCATATTTTAAAGTCTGTTCGGCCACAGTGGAA ACGTTTAATTCGTCTCCACAATACCGAGGGTGACAATGCGTATCGTCCGATGACCATTCATATGCTGAGCAAGGAAGATGATGCAAACATCTACATCGAGGCGTACAGTCCTGAGGGCTTCAAGCTGAGCAGTGGCTTCCGGATACTCGGCCCGTGTGCGGTCTTCCCAAGATCCATTCTACACTGGAAC GTCAAGAGCTCAAAAGACATTCATGAAAATtctctttctttgttttgtatGCTGGAGCCAAAGATTG ATATCCTAATTCTTGGAATTGGCGACCATGGTTCCAAGTACAACTTTGACATTATCCGCTACTTGAGGAGCAAAAAGATTAATGTTGAAATCTTGCCAACT GATCAGGCCTGTTCTACATTCAACTTCCTGAACTCAGAGAGGCGTTACGTAGCAGCTGCCTTGATCCCGCCACAGGACGTTTCCTTCGACATTGACGAGGACCTGTTTGTGGAAGACCTGCAAGTGGAGTACACCAAAGAACTCGACACGCCCGGCGAGTTCGAAGAGGAATACAAATACATCAAAGAAAACTTTTATAGCAAACTGCCTGGATTGAAGTCACAGCAGACCAAACCTGATGATACGAAGGGTAAAAGGGAAACAGACGATTTAGTTGAACCAGAGAAAGataaagagaaaaaataa